Proteins co-encoded in one Callospermophilus lateralis isolate mCalLat2 chromosome 2, mCalLat2.hap1, whole genome shotgun sequence genomic window:
- the Adamts13 gene encoding A disintegrin and metalloproteinase with thrombospondin motifs 13 isoform X9, whose amino-acid sequence MLPLKEGDILVGAGRLYVQPVKRHHWELVSHWSSAQPHLIHRPAVPESVQAPQHLLSRSFTLGLPSTPGRPSPRLQRRRRAAGGTLHLELLVAVGPDVHQAHQEDTERYVLTNLNIGSELLRDPSLGAQFHVHLVKLIILTETKDAPNITANITLSLLNVCEWSQTINPVDATDPGHADLVLYITRFDLELPDGNRQVRGVTQLGGICSPSWSCLITEDTGFDLGVTIAHEIGHSFGLDHDGAPGSECEPSGHVMASDGVVPVHGGLEWSTCSRRQLQHLLSSLGRVPCAWDPPQSPSGSKDHLPDVQPGLYYGADEQCRVAFGPGAFACTFTREGLDMCQALSCHTDPRDQGSCSRRLIPLLDGTECGTEKWCSKGHCRSLAELTPVAAVHGQWSSWGPRSPCSRSCGGGVVTRRRRCSNPRPAFGGRACVGADLQAEMCNTQVAAGSCDQSLSSASSDQACEKTQLEFMSEQCAQTDGQPLHLSPGIPSFYHWGAAAQYSQGDALCRHMCRAIGKSFIVRRGDRFLDGTRCVPSGPRENGALSLCVSGSCRTFGCDGRMDSRLVWDACHVCGGDNSTCSPQKGSFTAGRAQEYATFLTVTPNMTNVHIVNHRPLFTHLAMRIRGRYIMAGNGSISPSTTYPSLLEDSRVEYRVTVTEDQLPYLEEIRIWGPAQEDMEIQVYRRHSEEHGQLTRPNITFTYFQPRQQAAWAWAPVRGPCSVSCGAGLRWVSYGCLDQAQGQWVETAQCQESPQPPSWPESCNPAPCPPYWLAGDFGPCSASCGGGLRERLVRCVEAQGGLLRTLSPAQCRVVAQQPAVVETCNSQPCPARWKVSDTGPCTVACGTSVAFWNITPVQGSDGLKAPATTGPCCTDERSPALKPCTRMACPPGWSQPDTTSLGEEAPLPLGSARLEAQAAHTWTPLTGPCSVSCGRGLMELRFLCMDSALGTPVQEELCGVAGKPGSRQEVCRAGPCPARWEARALAPCPVTCGGGQVPLAVRCIRLDHGRPVPLPHSKCWPVPRPGPFEDCSPEPCPARWKVTSLGPCSASCGLGTAVRTVACMQLEGGQDTEVDEVSCAALVRPQASVPCLLTDCTYLWHVGTWTECSVSCGDGIQRRHATCHGAQAPVPASFCQHSPKPATVRSCQAGPCEGRGTLRSVPHKEATDPSQTTAAVAGASLEWPQESLVESSACGRQHLEPTGTIDMRSPGQADCVVAIGRPLGEVVILQVLESTLNCSAGEKLLLWGRFMWKKLCGKLSGLTFSSRTNILVAKLHLVWPGSGVLLGYRSQPASGTFYRECDIQLFGPQGEIVSPLLSSEMMGVGGCRVFISVAPQARIAIHALVTHMGPRTKGTNASYVSIRDAHSLRTTTFHGQQALYWESEGSEAEVEFSQGFLEAHASLQGNRKSQGEWSLDWVLRLAHSLLSAKTHSSLLGQSRWEDLVCIGAAAARLAPT is encoded by the exons ATGCTACCTTTGAAG GAAGGTGACATCTTGGTGGGTGCGGGCAGACTGTATGTTCAACCAGTGAAGAGGCATCACTGGGAGCTGGTGTCTCACTGGAGCAGTGCCCAGCCGCACCTGATCCACAGGCCCGCAGTCCCAGAGTCTGTACAAG CTCCCCAGCACCTGCTTTCCAGAAGCTTTACCCTCGGCCTTCCGTCCACTCCAGGCCGTCCTTCCCCTCGCCTCCAGAGAAGGAGACGGGCTGCAGGGGGCACCCTGCACCTGGAGCTGCTGGTGGCTGTGGGCCCCGACGTCCACCAGGCTCACCAGGAGGATACAGAACGCTACGTACTCACCAACCTCAACATT GGGTCAGAACTGCTGAGGGACCCGTCCCTGGGGGCTCAGTTCCATGTGCACCTGGTGAAGCTGATCATTCTCACAGAGACCAAG GATGCTCCCAACATCACAGCCAACATCACCTTGTCCCTGTTGAACGTTTGTGAGTGGAGCCAGACCATCAACCCTGTGGATGCCACAGACCCTGGGCATGCCGACCTGGTCCTCTACATCACCAG GTTCGACTTGGAGTTGCCTGATGGCAACCGACAAGTTCGGGGTGTCACCCAGCTGGGGGGTATCTGTTCCCCCTCCTGGAGCTGCCTCATCACAGAGGACACTGGCTTCGATCTGGGGGTCACCATTGCCCATGAGATTGGGCACAG CTTTGGCCTTGACCATGATGGTGCACCAGGCAGTGAATGTGAGCCCAGTGGCCATGTGATGGCATCTGATGGTGTGGTGCCAGTGCATGGGGGCCTGGAGTGGTCCACGTGCAGCCGCCGGCAGCTGCAGCACCTGCTTAG CAGCTTGGGACGGGTGCCCTGCGCGTGGGACCCACCACAGTCACCATCTGGATCCAAGGACCACCTGCCGGATGTACAGCCAGGCCTCTACTATGGCGCAGATGAGCAGTGCCGGGTGGCCTTTGGCCCAGGGGCTTTTGCCTGCACCTTTACCAGGGAGGGCCTG GATATGTGCCAGGCTCTCTCCTGCCACACAGACCCTCGGGACCAAGGTAGCTGCAGCCGCCGCCTCATTCCCCTGCTCGATGGGACAGAATGTGGTACCGAGAAG TGGTGTTCCAAGGGTCACTGCCGCTCTTTGGCAGAGCTGACCCCCGTGGCAGCAGTGCATGGACAGTGGTCCAGCTGGGGTCCCCGCAGCCCTTGCTCCCGCTCCTGTGGAGGAGGTGTGGTCACCAGGAGGCGGCGCTGCAGTAACCCCAG ACCTGCCTTTGGAGGGCGTGCGTGTGTCGGGGCTGACCTCCAGGCCGAGATGTGCAACACCCAG GTGGCTGCTGGCTCCTGTGACCAGAGCCTATCCTCTGCCTCCTCTGACCAGGCCTGCGAGAAGACTCAGCTGGAGTTCATGTCGGAGCAGTGTGCCCAGACTGATGGCCAGCCACTGCACCTCTCCCCAGGCATCCCCTCCTTCTATCACTGGGGTGCCGCAGCACAGTACAGTCAAG GGGATGCTCTGTGCAGACACATGTGCCGGGCCATTGGCAAGAGCTTCATTGTGAGGCGTGGAGACCGTTTCCTGGATGGGACTCGTTGTGTGCCGAGCGGCCCTCGGGAGAACGGGGCCCTGAGCCTGTGTGTGTCTGGCAGCTGCAGG ACATTTGGCTGCGATGGCAGGATGGACTCCCGGCTGGTGTGGGATGCATGCCATGTGTGTGGAGGGGACAATAGCACGTGCAGCCCACAAAAGGGCTCCTTCACGGCTGGTAGAGCCCAAG AGTATGCCACCTTCCTGACGGTCACACCCAacatgaccaacgtgcacatagtCAACCACAGGCCACTCTTCACGCACCTGG CCATGAGGATCCGAGGGCGCTACATCATGGCTGGGAATGGCAGCATCTCCCCCAGCACCACCTACCCCTCCCTACTGGAGGACAGCCGTGTGGAGTACAGAGTAACCGTCACAGAGGACCAGCTGCCCTACCTGGAGGAAATCCGCATCTGGGGACCAGCCCAGGAAGACATGGAGATTCAG GTGTATCGGCGGCACAGCGAGGAGCACGGCCAGCTCACCCGCCCCAACATCACTTTCACCTACTTCCAGCCTAGGCAGCAGGCAGCCTGGGCGTGGGCCCCCGTGCGCGGGCCCTGCTCGGTGAGCTGTGGGGCAG GACTGCGCTGGGTGTCCTATGGCTGCCTGGACCAGGCCCAGGGGCAGTGGGTGGAGACTGCCCAGTGCCAAGAAAGCCCCCAGCCTCCCTCATGGCCAGAGTCCTGCAACCCTGCACCGTGCCCCCCATA CTGGCTGGCTGGAGACTTCGGCCCATGCAGTGCCTCCTGTGGGGGAGGCCTCCGTGAGCGGCTGGTGCGCTGTGTGGAGGCACAGGGGGGCCTCCTGAGGACGTTGTCCCCAGCTCAGTGCAGAGTGGTGGCCCAGCAGCCAGCAGTGGTGGAAACCTGCAACTCCCAGCCCTGCCCAGCCAG GTGGAAGGTATCAGACACTGGCCCCTGCACAGTGGCCTGTGGAACAAGTGTGGCCTTCTGGAATATAACACCTGTGCAGGGGTCAGATGGCCTGAAGGCACCAGCAACTACAGGGCCCTGCTGCACGGATGAGAGGTCACCTGCTCTCAAGCCCTGTACCAGGATGGCATGTCCTCCAGGCTGGAGTCAG CCGGACACCACGTCTCTTGGGGAAGAGGCCCCCTTGCCACTGGGCAGTGCCAGGCTGGAGGCTCAGGCCGCACACACATGGACTCCTCTGACAGGGCCATGCTCTGTCTCCTGTGGGCGAG GCCTGATGGAGCTGCGTTTCCTGTGCATGGACTCTGCCCTGGGGACACCTGTCCAggaagagctgtgtggtgtggcTGGCAAGCCTGGGAGCCGGCAGGAAGTCTGTCGGGCTGGCCCGTGCCCCGCTCG GTGGGAGGCCCGAGCCTTGGCACCGTGCCCAGTGACCTGTGGAGGGGGTCAGGTGCCCCTGGCTGTGCGCTGCATAAGGTTGGACCACGGCCGCCCTGTCCCTTTGCCCCACTCCAAGTGCTGGCCAGTGCCCCGACCTGGCCCCTTTGAGGACTGCAGCCCAGAACCCTGTCCAGCCAG GTGGAAGGTCACATCCCTTGGTCCATGCTCAGCCAGTTGTGGCCTTGGCACTGCTGTCCGCACAGTGGCCTGCATGCAACTTGAAGGAGGCCAGGACACTGAGGTGGATGAGGTGTCCTGTGCAGCTCTGGTGCGGCCACAAGCCAGTGTCCCCTGCCTCCTCACTGACTGTACCTACCTGTGGCACGTTGGCACCTGGACAGAG TGCTCTGTCTCCTGTGGGGATGGCATCCAGCGCCGGCATGCCACCTGCCATGGAGCCCAGGCACCTGTGCCAGCCAGCTTCTGCCAGCACTCGCCCAAGCCAGCAACAGTGCGCAGCTGCCAAGCTGGGCCCTGTGAGGGGCGGGGGACCCTCCGCTCAGTGCCCCACAAAGAAGCCACTGACCCCAGCCAGACCACAGCTGCTGTTGCTGGTGCTTCTCTGGAGTGGCCCCAGGAAAGCCTGGTGGAGTCCA GTGCCTGTGGCAGGCAGCACCTGGAGCCCACAGGAACCATTGACATGCGAAGCCCAGGGCAGGCGGACTGTGTGGTGGCCATCGGGCGGCCCCTGGGTGAGGTGGTAATACTCCAAGTCCTTGAGAGCACCCTCAACTGCAGTGCAG GAGAGAAGTTGCTGCTTTGGGGCCGGTTCATGTGGAAGAAGTTGTGTGGGAAGCTGTCTGGCCTGACTTTCAGCTCCAGGACCAACATTCTGGTGGCTAAGCTGCACCTTGTGTGGCCCGGAAGTGGAGTGCTGCTGGGGTACAGGAGCCAGCCTGCCTCTGGAACTTTCTACAGAG AATGTGACATACAGCTCTTTGGACCCCAGGGTGAAATCGTGAGCCCCCTTCTGAGTTCAGAGATGATGGGTGTAGGGGGCTGCCGGGTCTTCATCAGTGTGGCTCCACAGGCCCGGATTGCCATCCATGCTCTGGTCACCCACATGGGCCCTAGAACTAAGGGAACCAACGCCAGCTATGTCTCA ATCCGGGATGCCCACAGCCTGAGGACCACAACATTCCATGGGCAGCAGGCGCTCTACTGGGAGTCAGAAGGCAGTGAGGCTGAGGTGGAGTTTAGCCAGGGCTTCCTGGAGGCACATGCCAGCCTGCAGG GGAACAGGAAAAGCCAGGGAGAGTGGAGTCTGGACTGGGTCCTGAGGCTGGCGCACTCCCTACTCTCCGCAAAGACCCACTCCTCCCTCCTAGGTCAGTCCAGGTGGGAGGATTTGGTATGTATAGGTGCAGCTGCCGCCAGGCTCGCCCCCACGTAA
- the Adamts13 gene encoding A disintegrin and metalloproteinase with thrombospondin motifs 13 isoform X8: MSQLHPWVRCQLLSMAGVRGVLAGAFFVLGCLTLSDFQQEGDILVGAGRLYVQPVKRHHWELVSHWSSAQPHLIHRPAVPESVQAPQHLLSRSFTLGLPSTPGRPSPRLQRRRRAAGGTLHLELLVAVGPDVHQAHQEDTERYVLTNLNIGSELLRDPSLGAQFHVHLVKLIILTETKDAPNITANITLSLLNVCEWSQTINPVDATDPGHADLVLYITRFDLELPDGNRQVRGVTQLGGICSPSWSCLITEDTGFDLGVTIAHEIGHSFGLDHDGAPGSECEPSGHVMASDGVVPVHGGLEWSTCSRRQLQHLLSLGRVPCAWDPPQSPSGSKDHLPDVQPGLYYGADEQCRVAFGPGAFACTFTREGLDMCQALSCHTDPRDQGSCSRRLIPLLDGTECGTEKWCSKGHCRSLAELTPVAAVHGQWSSWGPRSPCSRSCGGGVVTRRRRCSNPRPAFGGRACVGADLQAEMCNTQACEKTQLEFMSEQCAQTDGQPLHLSPGIPSFYHWGAAAQYSQGDALCRHMCRAIGKSFIVRRGDRFLDGTRCVPSGPRENGALSLCVSGSCRTFGCDGRMDSRLVWDACHVCGGDNSTCSPQKGSFTAGRAQEYATFLTVTPNMTNVHIVNHRPLFTHLAMRIRGRYIMAGNGSISPSTTYPSLLEDSRVEYRVTVTEDQLPYLEEIRIWGPAQEDMEIQVYRRHSEEHGQLTRPNITFTYFQPRQQAAWAWAPVRGPCSVSCGAGLRWVSYGCLDQAQGQWVETAQCQESPQPPSWPESCNPAPCPPYWLAGDFGPCSASCGGGLRERLVRCVEAQGGLLRTLSPAQCRVVAQQPAVVETCNSQPCPARWKVSDTGPCTVACGTSVAFWNITPVQGSDGLKAPATTGPCCTDERSPALKPCTRMACPPGWSQPDTTSLGEEAPLPLGSARLEAQAAHTWTPLTGPCSVSCGRGLMELRFLCMDSALGTPVQEELCGVAGKPGSRQEVCRAGPCPARWEARALAPCPVTCGGGQVPLAVRCIRLDHGRPVPLPHSKCWPVPRPGPFEDCSPEPCPARWKVTSLGPCSASCGLGTAVRTVACMQLEGGQDTEVDEVSCAALVRPQASVPCLLTDCTYLWHVGTWTECSVSCGDGIQRRHATCHGAQAPVPASFCQHSPKPATVRSCQAGPCEGRGTLRSVPHKEATDPSQTTAAVAGASLEWPQESLVESSACGRQHLEPTGTIDMRSPGQADCVVAIGRPLGEVVILQVLESTLNCSAGEKLLLWGRFMWKKLCGKLSGLTFSSRTNILVAKLHLVWPGSGVLLGYRSQPASGTFYRECDIQLFGPQGEIVSPLLSSEMMGVGGCRVFISVAPQARIAIHALVTHMGPRTKGTNASYVSIRDAHSLRTTTFHGQQALYWESEGSEAEVEFSQGFLEAHASLQGQYWTLNPRMPEEPGAQPGPALDFSPSFGRKEKEPNTY; encoded by the exons ATGAGCCAGCTTCACCCCTGGGTGAGATGTCAGCTTCTGTCCATGGCTGGCGTCAGGGGAGTCCTTGCTGGTGCCTTCTTTGTCCTGGGCTGCTTGACACTCTCCGATTTCCAGCAG GAAGGTGACATCTTGGTGGGTGCGGGCAGACTGTATGTTCAACCAGTGAAGAGGCATCACTGGGAGCTGGTGTCTCACTGGAGCAGTGCCCAGCCGCACCTGATCCACAGGCCCGCAGTCCCAGAGTCTGTACAAG CTCCCCAGCACCTGCTTTCCAGAAGCTTTACCCTCGGCCTTCCGTCCACTCCAGGCCGTCCTTCCCCTCGCCTCCAGAGAAGGAGACGGGCTGCAGGGGGCACCCTGCACCTGGAGCTGCTGGTGGCTGTGGGCCCCGACGTCCACCAGGCTCACCAGGAGGATACAGAACGCTACGTACTCACCAACCTCAACATT GGGTCAGAACTGCTGAGGGACCCGTCCCTGGGGGCTCAGTTCCATGTGCACCTGGTGAAGCTGATCATTCTCACAGAGACCAAG GATGCTCCCAACATCACAGCCAACATCACCTTGTCCCTGTTGAACGTTTGTGAGTGGAGCCAGACCATCAACCCTGTGGATGCCACAGACCCTGGGCATGCCGACCTGGTCCTCTACATCACCAG GTTCGACTTGGAGTTGCCTGATGGCAACCGACAAGTTCGGGGTGTCACCCAGCTGGGGGGTATCTGTTCCCCCTCCTGGAGCTGCCTCATCACAGAGGACACTGGCTTCGATCTGGGGGTCACCATTGCCCATGAGATTGGGCACAG CTTTGGCCTTGACCATGATGGTGCACCAGGCAGTGAATGTGAGCCCAGTGGCCATGTGATGGCATCTGATGGTGTGGTGCCAGTGCATGGGGGCCTGGAGTGGTCCACGTGCAGCCGCCGGCAGCTGCAGCACCTGCTTAG CTTGGGACGGGTGCCCTGCGCGTGGGACCCACCACAGTCACCATCTGGATCCAAGGACCACCTGCCGGATGTACAGCCAGGCCTCTACTATGGCGCAGATGAGCAGTGCCGGGTGGCCTTTGGCCCAGGGGCTTTTGCCTGCACCTTTACCAGGGAGGGCCTG GATATGTGCCAGGCTCTCTCCTGCCACACAGACCCTCGGGACCAAGGTAGCTGCAGCCGCCGCCTCATTCCCCTGCTCGATGGGACAGAATGTGGTACCGAGAAG TGGTGTTCCAAGGGTCACTGCCGCTCTTTGGCAGAGCTGACCCCCGTGGCAGCAGTGCATGGACAGTGGTCCAGCTGGGGTCCCCGCAGCCCTTGCTCCCGCTCCTGTGGAGGAGGTGTGGTCACCAGGAGGCGGCGCTGCAGTAACCCCAG ACCTGCCTTTGGAGGGCGTGCGTGTGTCGGGGCTGACCTCCAGGCCGAGATGTGCAACACCCAG GCCTGCGAGAAGACTCAGCTGGAGTTCATGTCGGAGCAGTGTGCCCAGACTGATGGCCAGCCACTGCACCTCTCCCCAGGCATCCCCTCCTTCTATCACTGGGGTGCCGCAGCACAGTACAGTCAAG GGGATGCTCTGTGCAGACACATGTGCCGGGCCATTGGCAAGAGCTTCATTGTGAGGCGTGGAGACCGTTTCCTGGATGGGACTCGTTGTGTGCCGAGCGGCCCTCGGGAGAACGGGGCCCTGAGCCTGTGTGTGTCTGGCAGCTGCAGG ACATTTGGCTGCGATGGCAGGATGGACTCCCGGCTGGTGTGGGATGCATGCCATGTGTGTGGAGGGGACAATAGCACGTGCAGCCCACAAAAGGGCTCCTTCACGGCTGGTAGAGCCCAAG AGTATGCCACCTTCCTGACGGTCACACCCAacatgaccaacgtgcacatagtCAACCACAGGCCACTCTTCACGCACCTGG CCATGAGGATCCGAGGGCGCTACATCATGGCTGGGAATGGCAGCATCTCCCCCAGCACCACCTACCCCTCCCTACTGGAGGACAGCCGTGTGGAGTACAGAGTAACCGTCACAGAGGACCAGCTGCCCTACCTGGAGGAAATCCGCATCTGGGGACCAGCCCAGGAAGACATGGAGATTCAG GTGTATCGGCGGCACAGCGAGGAGCACGGCCAGCTCACCCGCCCCAACATCACTTTCACCTACTTCCAGCCTAGGCAGCAGGCAGCCTGGGCGTGGGCCCCCGTGCGCGGGCCCTGCTCGGTGAGCTGTGGGGCAG GACTGCGCTGGGTGTCCTATGGCTGCCTGGACCAGGCCCAGGGGCAGTGGGTGGAGACTGCCCAGTGCCAAGAAAGCCCCCAGCCTCCCTCATGGCCAGAGTCCTGCAACCCTGCACCGTGCCCCCCATA CTGGCTGGCTGGAGACTTCGGCCCATGCAGTGCCTCCTGTGGGGGAGGCCTCCGTGAGCGGCTGGTGCGCTGTGTGGAGGCACAGGGGGGCCTCCTGAGGACGTTGTCCCCAGCTCAGTGCAGAGTGGTGGCCCAGCAGCCAGCAGTGGTGGAAACCTGCAACTCCCAGCCCTGCCCAGCCAG GTGGAAGGTATCAGACACTGGCCCCTGCACAGTGGCCTGTGGAACAAGTGTGGCCTTCTGGAATATAACACCTGTGCAGGGGTCAGATGGCCTGAAGGCACCAGCAACTACAGGGCCCTGCTGCACGGATGAGAGGTCACCTGCTCTCAAGCCCTGTACCAGGATGGCATGTCCTCCAGGCTGGAGTCAG CCGGACACCACGTCTCTTGGGGAAGAGGCCCCCTTGCCACTGGGCAGTGCCAGGCTGGAGGCTCAGGCCGCACACACATGGACTCCTCTGACAGGGCCATGCTCTGTCTCCTGTGGGCGAG GCCTGATGGAGCTGCGTTTCCTGTGCATGGACTCTGCCCTGGGGACACCTGTCCAggaagagctgtgtggtgtggcTGGCAAGCCTGGGAGCCGGCAGGAAGTCTGTCGGGCTGGCCCGTGCCCCGCTCG GTGGGAGGCCCGAGCCTTGGCACCGTGCCCAGTGACCTGTGGAGGGGGTCAGGTGCCCCTGGCTGTGCGCTGCATAAGGTTGGACCACGGCCGCCCTGTCCCTTTGCCCCACTCCAAGTGCTGGCCAGTGCCCCGACCTGGCCCCTTTGAGGACTGCAGCCCAGAACCCTGTCCAGCCAG GTGGAAGGTCACATCCCTTGGTCCATGCTCAGCCAGTTGTGGCCTTGGCACTGCTGTCCGCACAGTGGCCTGCATGCAACTTGAAGGAGGCCAGGACACTGAGGTGGATGAGGTGTCCTGTGCAGCTCTGGTGCGGCCACAAGCCAGTGTCCCCTGCCTCCTCACTGACTGTACCTACCTGTGGCACGTTGGCACCTGGACAGAG TGCTCTGTCTCCTGTGGGGATGGCATCCAGCGCCGGCATGCCACCTGCCATGGAGCCCAGGCACCTGTGCCAGCCAGCTTCTGCCAGCACTCGCCCAAGCCAGCAACAGTGCGCAGCTGCCAAGCTGGGCCCTGTGAGGGGCGGGGGACCCTCCGCTCAGTGCCCCACAAAGAAGCCACTGACCCCAGCCAGACCACAGCTGCTGTTGCTGGTGCTTCTCTGGAGTGGCCCCAGGAAAGCCTGGTGGAGTCCA GTGCCTGTGGCAGGCAGCACCTGGAGCCCACAGGAACCATTGACATGCGAAGCCCAGGGCAGGCGGACTGTGTGGTGGCCATCGGGCGGCCCCTGGGTGAGGTGGTAATACTCCAAGTCCTTGAGAGCACCCTCAACTGCAGTGCAG GAGAGAAGTTGCTGCTTTGGGGCCGGTTCATGTGGAAGAAGTTGTGTGGGAAGCTGTCTGGCCTGACTTTCAGCTCCAGGACCAACATTCTGGTGGCTAAGCTGCACCTTGTGTGGCCCGGAAGTGGAGTGCTGCTGGGGTACAGGAGCCAGCCTGCCTCTGGAACTTTCTACAGAG AATGTGACATACAGCTCTTTGGACCCCAGGGTGAAATCGTGAGCCCCCTTCTGAGTTCAGAGATGATGGGTGTAGGGGGCTGCCGGGTCTTCATCAGTGTGGCTCCACAGGCCCGGATTGCCATCCATGCTCTGGTCACCCACATGGGCCCTAGAACTAAGGGAACCAACGCCAGCTATGTCTCA ATCCGGGATGCCCACAGCCTGAGGACCACAACATTCCATGGGCAGCAGGCGCTCTACTGGGAGTCAGAAGGCAGTGAGGCTGAGGTGGAGTTTAGCCAGGGCTTCCTGGAGGCACATGCCAGCCTGCAGGGTCAGTACTGGACCCTCAATCCCAGAATGCCAGAAGAGCCTGGAGCACAGCCAGGCCCTGCCCTAGATTTCTCTCCAAGCTttggaaggaaagagaaggaacccAACACCTACTGA